Within Triticum dicoccoides isolate Atlit2015 ecotype Zavitan chromosome 1B, WEW_v2.0, whole genome shotgun sequence, the genomic segment CCACACACACAAGCCAGGCAAGGGACAGTCCACGCAGAGTGCACGCTTGCGACAACCAGAGCACATCAAGGCTCGAATTATTCCAACCTAGACAGGGCCTACTGCTGCCCATCACTACCGACACAATGGGGGTGGGTCGGGTCTCCAAGCGGCGGGAGGGCTTACGGGTTCACTTTCGGCGCCCACCCGGCGATCAGGTTCTCCTTGGTCGCCTTGGTCTTGACGAACGACTCGCGGCTGAAGAGAGCCTGCGTGCAGGGGAGAACATAGTGATGAGCCTCGGCAACTTCATCTATGGACAAAGATTTGGAAGCGGCAAAAGAAGGTAATGTGTGTTACCTCGGTGTAGGCATGGACGCTGGTCAGGGTTTCAGGGACCTTCCAGCCCTTGAAGTGCTCCAGGGCGACCTGGAGGTGGTAGAGCTTCGGAGCCAGGCTGAGATCGACGGCGGAGATGTTCGCCCCGTTGATGTAGGGTCCCTGCAAGCAAAAGTTTCGTTAGATCAAGATCAGGCCAAATGTTCAGCCTGAACAAACAAAGGCCCCACGTCTTGCATGATAAGGTGATGTGACAAAATGAAATTATTGCAGACAGGATGAGTGCTGAGATAGTGAAGCCGGTGAGTGAAGCTTGGATATAATGGAATGGTTGCGGAAGCATGTGTTATGTCTATTCCACTGCAGAAAGCAACTGCCACATCAACTGCGGAGACAGCTCAGCCTACTTACATGGGCCTTCAGGTGCTCTTCGAGTGCCTGCAGCTCGTCAACAAGTGCCTTCTCCGAACCATCGCTGGCATCCTTGCTCTTCAAGAACGTGACGAAGGTGGAGAAGATCTTTGATCCCCTGTTTATCACAGGCCACAACCAAATTCAAAAGCCATACTCAGAACATGGTAAAAGAAATGGACAACGACTACTAAACTACTTTGTTGGTGAAACAAGACGGCatcaaaacagaatttgtagttctTTTAGTAAACAGAAATAAATCATGTTACTGCAGTCATTTCACTAAGTTATCAAAATCAGTTACTTGCCAGATGCTATTGTAGCTAACTCTCTACAGATGCATAAATACCTTAATTCAGAGGAAATCATGCCCAAATTGTCCATGAAACCAACTCAAGTTTCAAATCCAAAGGCCTCTAGAAgctctttttattttcctttttaaatAGGGAAGATAGCAAGTTTATTACTACTAGCACCACTAGGCTGTTCAAATAGCATAATAGACCATGCAAGAAAAGAGAGATAAACAATTTCTATTGTAACTAACTGCAGAGAAATGCAACTCCCTTATTACGAGATCATGCAAAAAAGTTGTCACAAAACTACTAACAATCACAATTCCCAAAGACTTTAGAAGTATATATAACCTAGCAGCGCCATACCAAATATATCTCTGAAACGAAAGAAAATTTCTGCTTATGAGACCACAACAAGGATCTCGAAATGCAAGAAATAGCAAAGTTTTTAAACTTCAGAGAAGCAAAAGTGGATTTTGCAATGAGGCGTCAAGAAACTTACACTGATGCATACTCAGGAGGGGTCACAAGTGATGGAGTTGGGTACTTCTCCTCAATGACTTGAGTGATCACATCAGAATCAGCAATCCATTTGCCATCACCACCGTTATACACAGGCACCTTGCCCTCCGGATTGATCTTCAGGAACCTGAAAGAGTCATTACAGTAGATTAGTTTAAGAAGTTTGCAAACAGGGCAAGCTCCACATCCCAACACCATCGGATCCCTACAGATTCAGTCTGAAAAATGCAACACTATCTTCTTAATCAGACCTCTGCCGGTACTAAAGATCTAGAATGTCATGGAAATGGTAACTAAAAAATCTGCACATGAAAGCATGCAAACATTCTGTATTTCGTTTGCTCTCTATAGAATTGCTTCTCGTGTCCCCAGCATCAAAATCATGCACATTTAGATACATGTTCAATAAAAACAAAGGTATGAGAGTACTAAACTGCAAAAGCCCATTGAATTTCTATTATATTCTTTTAGACACAGTAGCAGGAGCACTTCCATTCATATAGATAATTAACACTGTTTACAAGGAAATTCTGAGTGTTAAGGCAACAATCTCacaaaaagaagcaacaacagatTTGGTCCCCTACCCTGTCAAAACACAGGGTTAGAGGCTGTGAAAGCCATGCCAGAAATTGAGAACACCCTTTTGATCATTGAGAACACCCTTTTGATCATTTCGACTAGTGCAGATACAAGTTAGGAAAATTCATGCATAACGGACCAGCCTCCAGTAAAGGAAAGTAATTCCAAACCAAACTCAGTAAATCCGACTTGCAACCAATCAAAGTTAAATGCAACACTCTGGCCATATGTTCCATTGGGGATAATATCTAATGGCTTTGAGCTTGCAACCTAGCAAAACATAGGGCATAATGCTGTCCAGTATCAACTCAAAGGCTTGTTGCATATCAAGCTATCCCAACATGCACATCTGCATAGATAAGCCCCGACCCCGTATAAGAACTAGCAAAATGGAAGTGGTAGCTTCTCTTAGATTTCTTCAATGCCAATCAAATGGTCAATGTTTTATTTGCTTCATAGGGAAATCCTCTAGTTACATGGTAAACTCCAAACAAACGTGACGTGTCATTGAGCTAACGCATGATGCTGCACTCATTGTTGCAGAGTAATGTCTGCAATGCTTTAATGCCCAAGACGTTGGAACAGCTGGCAATTCAGCTTNNNNNNNNNNNNNNNNNNNNNNNNNNNNNNNNNNNNNNNNNNNNNNNNNNNNNNNNNNNNNNNNNNNNNNNNNNNNNNNNNNNNNNNNNNNNNNNNNNNNNNNNNNNNNNNNNNNNNNNNNNNNNNNNNNNNNNNNNNNNNNNNNNNNNNNNNNNNNNNNNNNNNNNNNNNNNNNNNNNNNNNNNNNNNNNNNNNNNNNNNNNNNNNNNNNNNNNNNNNNNNNNNNNNNNNNNNNNNNNNNNNNNNNNNNNNNNNNNNNNNNNNNNNNNNNNNNNNNNNNNNNNNNNNNNNNNNNNNNNNNNNNNNNNNNNNNNNNNNNNNNNNNNNNNNNNNNNNNNNNNNNNNNNTATTGGGTAAACCACCTTGAAGGTGTAGCCCAGTAATCAGACTAGAAATTCACCTTATAAACTCTTCCTCTGAATTGAGATTGAAATACTGAACCCCTTGTGCAGTGATATTGAAATACTGGATATTTTAGTGATATTGAAATACTGAACCCCGTGTGCAGAAGCAAAATAAGAGAATTCCTCGTCATTTTGTTACAAAAATTCTAAACCCCTCCCATGTGCAGCGGCTAACCAAGAGGTTTTCTGATTCTTTTTATGAAAATTACTAGACATATTTAACTATGTCTCTGATTTTATCTCGAAATATGTTACGGTAACTTTCAGTTCTAGCACATTCTGCATGTACACCCAAGTCCAGGGCCACACATTCTGCACTAGATAGACCAAATCTGTCACATCATAAAAGCATCTAAGCGACGCTTAAGCCTCACCGATGGCGACTACAATAAAATTCCAAGTCCCGCACTGCTCTGCTTCATCATAGATAAAATCTGCTTCTATGGAACAAGATTGAAATTCTGAACTCTTGTGCAGAAGTAAACCATGAGAATTTCTAGTTCTTTTTTCTCTAAATGCTGAACCCCCTGTGCAGCAGTAAACTAGGAGGTTTTCTAGTAAAAAAAATATCAAAGTTGCCAGAGAGAGATTTAACCATGTCTCTGGTTTTTTATCTTGAGTTATCTTATGGTAACTTTCAGTTCTAGGCTTCTAGCACATCCTTCATGTACACCCAATTCCAGGGCCACACATTCTGCACTAGATAGACCAAATCCGTCATATCACGGCAGACATCTAAGCAACGCACAGGCCTCACCCATGGAGGCCACAATAAAATCCCCAGTCCCGGACTGCTCTGCTTCACACAACGCAAACCAACTAGTAACGATTCAAGCCAAACCGGTGGAGAATTAGCTCAAAACAAGTTGAATAAGTTATAGTTATTTTTTTATCGCAATGCTTTACCCTTGTGCAGAAGCAAACCAAGAGAATTTCTGGTTCTTCCATTTTTTATCGAAATACTGAACCCCTTGCGCAGAAGAAAACCTAGAGAATTTCTAGCACTTTTTCATTCAATTTCTACTAGTTAAAACACATTATCCATGTATACCCGATTCCAGGGCCACATACTCTGCGCTAGATAGACCAAATCTGTCACATTCACAGCAGGCATCTAAGCGGCGCACAGGTCTCACCCATGGCGACCACAATAAAATCCCCAGTCCCGCACTGCTCTGCTTCACCCAACGCGAACCAGCCAAGGAATTTTAGTGTCGTGAAACTGAAATTCTAGTGGGGAGTGAGGGGGAGGGGCGGACGGACCAGTCGGGCTTGTTGCTGACGTCGATGAGCTTCATCTGGTAGGGCACCTTCTTCTCCTCCAGCGTGAGCAGCACCCTCTGGGAGAAGGGACCTAGACAGCGGACACACCCCAAAATACGTTAGGGCTCCGCCGCCGATTCGACCACAGGGAGGAAGCACGGAAGGGAAGGGGGGCTCACAGTCGCCGAGCGTGTCGGGGTGGCCGACGGCGGCCTTGACGCAGACCTCGGTCAtgttggcggcgacggcgggggcggccggGAGTCCGATGAGCACCAGCAGTAGCAAACCAGAGAGGGCGAGCGCGGTCGATCTGCGGCGATTCTTGGGCGTACCAATATTTATGAGGGGGAGGAAAGAGGAGGTCTCGCCGGAGGCAGCGGCGCGTGGGGGGCGTGACCCTGCCATGCGGGCCCGCGTGGCGGTGGTGGTTCGGGTTCTGGAGACTTCGGGAGCCgggaccggaccggaccggaccggccGGGTCGGTGGAGCGTGATGAGGAGGGGTGGTGAAGCACGGGAGGGTGAGCATCAGCGGTTCACGGAAGGGAATATTTTTTCTTGAAAGGGTCTAGTGGAATATTTATATTGGCCGCGCGTGGACCGCGTGGAGTGCGATCGATTTGGACCGGCCCTGTTACTTTCGGCCGGGTTAAAAGCGCGACGCGACGGGACAAGTCGGCCCGTTAGAAAGAGCAAGAGAACAAACGAG encodes:
- the LOC119318465 gene encoding probable glutathione S-transferase DHAR1, cytosolic translates to MAGSRPPRAAASGETSSFLPLINIGTPKNRRRSTALALSGLLLLVLIGLPAAPAVAANMTEVCVKAAVGHPDTLGDCPFSQRVLLTLEEKKVPYQMKLIDVSNKPDWFLKINPEGKVPVYNGGDGKWIADSDVITQVIEEKYPTPSLVTPPEYASVGSKIFSTFVTFLKSKDASDGSEKALVDELQALEEHLKAHGPYINGANISAVDLSLAPKLYHLQVALEHFKGWKVPETLTSVHAYTEALFSRESFVKTKATKENLIAGWAPKVNP